The DNA segment GTCGGCCGGACAGCAGTACGATTTAGGCCAttctgcgcatgacgtcatcaCTGCCTTCCAATTAAAGAAACCCTCGCCTATTTACCTATTTACCCCATCGCCCATTTCTAATCAAATagttttattatttacaattttcttctctctctctctctctctctctctctctctctctctctctctctctctctctctctctctctctcatggagattTGAGATCTTGTTTTTATATCAAATTCTTCAACGATGTAGAATCATTagagaaaacatgaaaaaataatttcagtTCATTTCTCATATAGAAGTATAAATAAGACATAATTTACAATTGCTTAAATAAGTTATCAACTTATTTATAatgtcttaaatatttaaatgttttaaatatttctGATTTATACTTCTGCAATATCTCTTCTtttctttattgaaattatttttttttctatttgaatgtCTTACTCTATAAAATAGGGATATTTTTGCGAAAGAAATATATGACAATTCTGCCAAGTTTCATCACGTCAACAATAATTTTTATCCGATGATttcctcttttaattttggtcACCCTGGTTAACTACAAATGATTCTCTCATCTTACATTTATCCAACATTAATCATTTGCAATAAAACCATACCGGACCTTTGTTTTTTTTCCAATTCCAGataatctaataaaaataaataatactatatTACCTACTATATACCCCCAAACGATCAGACAGACAGTCTTGATTTTTATCGTATTTAgtactattaatattttttacaagctaagctactgCCATagctggataagcaggatgctgcaagcccacGGAGGATATTCACATTTATTTCACACtgaataaaggtgtctggtttcagttccagttccatcacaatagatgctcaccagaacgtcagccgggtaagcccaaccccccactgtggtgccctaccacaccagtagcctccccagtaaacagcttaaactcacggctctgggcggggatcgatctcttgccacgcgaatgtgaggcaaacacgttaccactgtactagccaggaggctatgaaCATCTTCTGGAATCTGAAATTCTCGCGTATTGGCATCCatccgtttagatactaccactagagttatggggttctttaactggccagacaatactaccttggatccttttctctggttacggttcgttttccccttgcctacacatacaccgaatagtctggcctattctttacagatctcctctgtcctcatacacctgacaacactgagattaccaaacaattctaattcatccaaggggttacctactgcaatgtaattgttcggtagctactttccttctggtaagggtagaaaagactcttggctatgataagcagctcttctaggggaagggaaatccaaaattaaaccattgtcctctggtcttggatagtgccatagcctctgtaccatggtctttcactgacttgggttagagaacttagagttctcttgcttgagggcacacccaggcacactgttatatctaatttctcttcctcttgttttgttaaagtttccatagtttatataggagattcttattttaatgttgttcttgttcttaaaatattttatttttccttgtttcctttcctcactgggctattttccctgttgatgcccctgggcttacagcatcctgcttttccaactagggttgtagcttagtaagtaataataataataataataataataataataataataataataataataatgcttaccaAAAGTAATTAGCATTTCCTTCACACTGCTCTTCATACCTGTCTTCTCTGATAGTCTGTCATTTCTGTTTGTTCTTGGAAAAACAGTGGAATCAAATATAGTCTACATTCTTTACCATTTATTTCATTTACGTAATGTGTTAAGCTATCGGCCAACAACGATcacatgtaatgataataatgaatttgaCTTAGTTCACCATTACTTAATCAATATTTGCTTTCATAGCAGTGCTGAATGGTTTGTAGCAAAACCTCGTCTCCATAAAGGAAAAGAGAAGGGGCATTGTTCCTTCTTAAAATTCTCTTCCTTTTGGGACTTTCAACTAGCAGTAAACGAGACTTTACATCATCCATGAAATCACTGTTATTAAAATGAACAGAACAAATCACAGCACTTTCTAGGTTCATTTTAATAGCTATTCGACGTGCTCTTTtctaaaactggaaaaaaaaaatttttttttttttttttttttttttgagaactgaAATACTTGATgtctaaattgttttttttttttaatattaaaaaagtgAAGGGTTGTTAGGCATTTTAGTAATGAAGCATCCATGAAAAAAGAATCAACTTTCTATATTTTTTCCCATGTAGCTGCATTAATTTAGCTAATGCCCCTGGTCTACGACGTCACAGGCCACGCTTCATCAAAGATTAAGACACCTGACTTACGGTTCCGTGCAGGACTTAACCAATTATTCATACTGTAAAGTATTCTTCGTTTCTTTGACCGGGATAAAAACCCTTTTGCCATTATGATCGTTACTTCTAGGTTGTCCTTATGCAAGATCTTTCTCCCGACACCTTCATCGATCAATCTTTGCTTTCAGAAGCAACCCAACTGCAaaacgctgttttttttttaaaacaataatgAGCTCCAGGTTGAAATAAGTGCGGTTGCCTTTGCTAAAAAAAGAAGACAGTATTCTCTATTATCCTTTTCCTTGATTTAATTTAGTAGCTGATCTTTTTAGCAACTAAGTAAAAATTCTGATttctgaaatatttcaaataaattcttAGCATATTTGAAAATGACAAGCTGGTATACTTTAATGGAAGATTTGAAtgcctctgtccttatacacgtaacaacactgagattacaaaacaattcttctctctcaaagggttaaccattgcaatgtaattgttcagtggctactttcctcttggtaagggtagaatagactctttagctatggtaagcagctcttctaggagaaggacactccaaaatcaaaatattgttctctagaagaaagtggttgtatatatacatataaaaaagagagtaatagtagtgcagaagataagacgCAATTTGAAAAgcatcaagatatgctattagaacataatatgcaacaaataaaccacattccaacaagaaaggaaaatgtcctagatttagtatttgtgaatgaggtgaattatgttaaagaaataatagtgtataacacgggaatttcagaccacaatgtcatagaattaatagtccattccaaagcaagtgatcgcagagataatcaaagcacaaaacgttgggaaggatatggaaaatataatttttatagtaagaatataaaatggtcagaaataaatgaagaactgaccaaagaatggaaaaatgtattcgtaagtgatattatacaggtaaatacagacatactgtacaaaataccggagaaaattgttgaaaaatatgtaccgaaaaaaaaacaataaacaacagaaatgcataccaagagacagaaggatcttatttcagaaaattagaaagtggaagaaaaatcttgcaaaagcaaaataatgtatgaaaaatgatggaaataaaaagtaagatagaaaatacagaacaaaagattatacaatcgaaagaaaatgaaaaaagggacttagaagaaaggacacttcaaaatataaaaaaacccacaaagtactttactcctatgcaaaaaaaagatgaataaagggagattagaaatagtccctctaagaattgaaggacggttaacgaataaaaaaaaggaaatatgcaacatattagcagaaaaatataagagtgagttcacgccaagaactgcgaatgagaataatgaaacagaaatgagagaagaaaatgttgaatatctaacgatatagatattaatgaagcagctattgtcaaggctataagcaaaattaaaaatgaatcggcagccggaccagatggagttccagcgattttgttaaaaaaaactgcaaacactatcgcaaagtcgcttgcaatactgctaagacaaagtttagatatgagcgagatacatGTTAAACATAAATCAGCTTatgtaacccctattttcaaaagtggatcaagacttagaggcaagcaattatagacctgttagtctaacatcacatattatgaaagtgtatgagaggtaataaaaaagaaaataatgaatcatttggttaaaattaatttgtttaatataggtcaacatggttttgtgcccggaaaaagtacacaaacccaactgatagcacactatgaaaacatataaaaatatgataaatgaaaaagacacagatgtgatctatctagattttgcaaaaccctttgacaaggtagaccataatataatagagaaaaaaatgaaaaaagaataatattatgggaaagataggaaaatgggtaaaagaattcctgcaaaacagaaaacatatagtggttgcaaatgacgagaaatcagatgaagatcaggtaatatctggcgtgccacagggtatggtattagctgcactgctgtttgttattatgatctgagacatagactgtgatgttaaaaactctgtagtgagaagtttcgccgatgacacaagaataagtatagaaattacttgtgatgaagataggaactcactacaaagacatctaaacaaaatatatgaatgggcggagataaataggatggtatttaactcaaacaaggaagcaattaaagaccttggtgtaatgttaaataggaatatgttatgcaacgaccaaatagcaacactgttggctaaatgtaaagcaaaaatgggaatgttattcagacactttaaaacaagaaaaactgaacacatgattatgctttacaaaacttatgtacgtagtacactcgagtactgcaatgtgatatggtacccacactaccaaaaggatattgcacaaatagagagtgtacaaaggtcctttactgctagaatagaagaagttaaggaccttgactactgggaaagactgcaatttttaaaactatacagtctagaaaggagaagagaacactacatgataatacaagcatggaagcaaatagaaggaattactgaaaacctcatggagctaaaaatatcggaaagagcaagccgaggtagattaatagtgccaaaaatataccaggaaaactaaggaaggcgcacaggacattaatccactacgcaccagcatcgataatgcagcgactatttaatgcgctgccagctcatctaagaaacatatcaggagtgaacgtagatgtgtttaagaataagctcgataaatacctaagatgcatcccagaccatccaagtctggaagatgcaaaatacaccggaagatgcattagcaaccctctggtggatatacgaggtgcctcacactgagggacctgggggaacccaaacatagaataagataataagataataatagtgccatagcctctgtaccatgatctttcactgtcttagagtagagtgttcttgcttaagggtacactcgggcacactattctatcttatttcctttcctcttgtttttttttttaagtttttttagtttatatatgaaatatctattgcaatgttgttactgttcttaaaatatttaatttcaactgttaattacttttcttgtactttccttatttcctttcctccctgggctactttccctgttggagacatcgggcttatcgcattctgcttttccaactaaggttgtagcttagcaagtaataataataataataataataataataataataataataataataccattagccTCTAAACATAACTACTTGGAACCGGGTTCTGGTGACTAAgcataaagagaaaaaataaaatcgtTATCCATTTTCCAGTCAAAAAAGAAATGAATACgattttacaataaaataaatgtCATTTGGCAATAGCACAACAGGcaaaaaaaatgcaagaaaatcTAACGGACAGATGgactttctctctttatcttctcACCCAGACTGAGTGCAGGCAGGAACAGAACCAGAGAAGAGCCAGTGACCAGTGTGCCAGAAATTAGGCAGTCGGGGTTAGTCTATTGGGGAGTGAGGACGCTCAGTGCACCTCTGCGTTTAGGTTGTTTCAGTGGCTCACGCTTTCTCTCCATCTCTCACTCTTCATTGAACGCACTcacacatcaacacacacacacaccatctatctatctatctatctatctatctatctatctatatatatatatatatatatatatatatatatatatatatatatatatatatatatatatatatatatatatatatatatatatactctgtgtgtgcATTATGGCcacgaaatgaaaatgaaaagaatttcgtggccataattcatatacatattttatgctcaatacgtgtcagctttcgtgatttacacacacacacacacacacacacacatatatatatatatatatatatatatatatatatatatatatatatatacacatatatatatatataatttatatatatatatatttatatgtatacatatatgtatatttatatgtatatatgcatatatatatatatatatatatatatatatatatatatatatatatatatatatatatatatatatatatatatatatgagcgtaggGTGTCAAGAAATTCAGCTTACCTTTACCAGTGTGACAAAAAACAGTTGCCGTGTTTGAGATAAATTATGAAATGAATCGTGAAAACCAATTAGAGAAATCTATTGATGGCAACTCTTTTCCTTCGCTAACGTCGGCCAAGATCAAAGAATTTTCTCCTTGCATCAGCTGGAGCATACCGCGAAGGAAACTCAATATTTTCGATAAATTAAATAATTCAAAATCATATAATCTTAAACAATTGTGCTATTTTACATGGCTATGAACTTGATAAGATTATTAGCCGaagaatacactgttaaaaatttcccgtaagaaaacggtaaaaatcctggaataaatgttgctaagtatttacctttttaaaaacggatatattgacgtgaaagagtgatattaagggtaccaacccgtaaaaggtaataacaaagtatggtaaaattacggtcgcctgtatttgactgaaatacggctaagacagtatatttttatggagaatttccgattaaatacgtgttttttttttttttttttttttttaacagtgtactgtgACCTGAAAACCCAAATAGAAATATAAAGCAACACTTGAAAAGAAAATGAGTTGTCAATTTCAGAAATATGTATTCGttttatttaaaggttaaaggttaaaggtgtctggtttcagttccagttccatcagaatagatactcaccagaacgtcagccgggcaagcccaaccccccactgtggtgccctaccacagcagtagcctccccagtaaacagcttaaactcacggccctgggcggggatcgattcCGAAAGTACATTTGCCAATGGATGGTTGCTCAAATGAAATGCAATTGGTACCATGTTACGTAGAAGTATACAAATATTACTCTGAATCTCTTATTGACCGCGAGCGCATTACAGTATAAAATGCGAAATCAAACTTTCATGTACTGTATTGAAGGCATACTCGCCTCAACACGTATTTTTCTCATTTATGAGTACATAAATAAGTAAAAAGGAATCGAACAAAACgttattcagttttatatatatatatatatatatatatatatatatatatatatatatatatatatatatatatatatatatatacacatatatatatatacatatattataaatatatgtatacacacacacacacatatatatatatatatatatatatatatatatatatatatatatatatatatatatatatatatacatatatatatatacacacacactgtatatatatatatatatatatatatatatatatatatatatatatactgtatatatatgtgtgtatatatatacatatacatatatatatatatatatatatatatatatatatatatatatatttgaaatgacCGTTATCAAATACTTAATCAAGCTATCGTTTAATTTTCGCCTAATTTTGTAAAAATATGATAAGAAAAGATAAATTGAATCGGTTCAATTTTGAAAAAGATAACAAAGATTTTACCGACGACACAAAATTAGTTAGCCAGCACTAAACTCATGTTGCAGGAAATCATACGTAATCATAATTTCCTTCTCGTTTGTTTCACTACGTAACATCTTCGTCTCTAGTTCGCAAAAACTTAGTTTCGAGTCTATAATCATTGGAAAAAAATCTATATTCTGAAATTAATAATtcgtactacactgttaaaaaatacccGTAaacaaatggtaaaaatcctggaagaaTTGTtccctggcatttaccgttttaaataccGATATATTGACGCAtatgagtgatattacgatcactaactcgtgaaagataataacaaagtagggtataaattacggtcgcctgtattttactgaaatacggctgagaacagtatgtgacggagaatttccgattagaattacaggTTTTTTAACATTGAACCCAAATGAAGATTACTTTCACTGAAGGAAGTCTTGTTGATGTCCAGACGTAACTAAGAATAAACATCTCAAAATGCTGACTTCATCGAGTAATGGTAGAATTTCCAATTTTCGAGAGGCTGTGACCGAGTCAAAACCACATTATATAATCTGTACATCCGGTTAAAGCAAATAGGATATTTGGAGAAACTTTCCAAACGATTATTTAATCCAGGAAAAATCTTACGCTTATCAGAACGAGGCTCAATGGCCAGGCATGCAACGTTGGCCTTGCAAAATAAGGCTTGGAAGTACAGTAGTACGCCCGTCCTTTTAAATTTTATCGACCGAATTTCTAATTACGCAAAGACATGACATTTTACTAACCCAGATTTCGTATCATACAATCCCTTGATTCTAAGTAGATTATGCCAATTTCCTTTCTTCATGAAGCCTAAGCTATCATGTTGAattttctctctttcattttctgcaagcaagcgcgcacacacacacgcacagcacacaaacacacacacacacacacacacacacacacacacacacacacacacacacatatatatatatatatatatatatatatatatatatatatatatatatatatatatatatatatatacacacacatatatgaggcATATGTACAAGCATTACAATTTAGCTTTGACAAGATTAATCCCTTCTACATAGAATGCATATGTCCGAACACTTATTTTGAAGATTGTTTCAGATTACATTTAACATGTTGAAATGGAGCTTCCattgtatcatcattatcatttatattctCTTCCAGTCTCTGCCATAGAACACTGAATGTGAAATATGTACGAAAAACGTGGCAGATTGAAAATCTCAGTCAAAGCTTGTAGCTTTATGCAAATCATTCACTATTCTCGATGTCAGGTAACGAGAGAGGAAAGTGGTTCGATGTGGGAAATAAATTATATACTCTAAAGTGGAATAAAGAATTGAAAATGGCCGGAGACGGTTGAAGAATTGACACAAGTGTGTGTGGATCTACGTGAATATTTTATCCTCCTTCTAGGGTAAAATACTGTCTCTGGCTTCGGTTACAAAAacgattttttgtttctttttttcggcGTTGTGTTGCTGGAGACTTACACACAACATAAAACGTTCCAGTCAGCAGAAACAGACACAAGGCCTTCTTGAAAGTGCACGTTAACATAAAAACGTTGAAAACTATGAATTTCAAACGAAAGGCCTTATGATATGCGTGAAAACGTCATGAGTGGGATCTGACTGTTGTGAAAAACATGAAATTTTTGATAAGATAATCTAGGCACACGAAAGGTGCTTTCATCTTatatacaaacagaaaaaaaaaccgatatgtttgtgtgagtatgtgtgtcgGTGATATACCAAACGTAATATGGAAGAGTCAAAGCAACCTAGTTTAATAGACCAGCatctacttctaataataatacttagtTTGAATTGCCTTAAGGAAACGGCGTCATTACTCATATACTACGattaacattaaagaaaaatacatGAAGTGTGCTAAAAAACAATAGACTTTAAGATTGATGGTTAAATATAATTCTTTAGTCATGTAATAACTGCATATTATTATTCCCAAAGTGCCACATTGTCATGAAGTGCCAATAAATTGACATTCTTTGTCATGCTTAAGGATAACTCAATAGCTTCAATAATTCTCGAAGTATTTTAGTACCGCGGGCATCGTAAACTGCTTTGCTTTGATTAAAGTCTGTATAATATTTTGTGCTTACTTCTTAGATTAaagttaaaacgatatctgaaacATAATTATTAGCTTAGTCCGTTTCTGAGGGAGGAAACATTCATTTTTCTGCTAATCATTTTTATGCAAAAGTAGAAAGACCTCCTCCTTATAACTTATACAATGCCAAACGACAACTGTTCAAGAACAAAGCTACAGTATTCATCTTATTTCAAGGAGGGACTTGGACGGCCAAGTGTCTTCAAAGCTGAACTGTCATGTACCGGAAATACATCCTTGACCGACTGGATGCACAGCAGCAACAATTGCAGCCGCCTCCGGCTGCCAGTACCTTTCCCGACACGCATTTGATCGTCGGCGACGCACAGTCCAAGGCTGCTAGAGCTGGGGCACTTCATAGGAGGGACTCGGCGACTCGTTTGGTTGAGTCTGGTACCTATAGGAGTGACAGGAGCGACTCCGGCATAGAGAGTGAATTGGGAGGGTCTAAATCATTGAGTGGCCAGAGGTCTGACGCCTCCAAAACCACCCATAGCAAAGGAAATGCTTTCCAGGATACAGAAGAAAACAGAGTTGAGTTGAAGATTTACCGTGATTGGGCACCCTATAAAAAACCTTCTAGAATCAAGAGTGAGCCGAACATTACAAAAAACAAATCTGCTAAACAGAAAAGCGAGTCAGGTGTCCAATGCAATTTGGAATCAACAAGTGACGATACTGAAGATTTGATAACAAGTCCTCAAAGTGAAACTAGGATTTCCCGTATCAGCAGCTTTTCCGAAGGTTACATCGAGTCCTCAGTAACGAAACGTCCTCCACGCCACCTCCGCCATAACCACTCCCAGGTTGATTTATTCGATGATTTTGTGTCTAGGGATAGCACTCCCGAATTTCGTAGACCCCCTAAGGAGATTACAGTAAACGATATCGAACGGGGGATCCCACAGAGAGTGACTTTAGCTTCCAAACTAGAACAAAAAGACAGTAAATCGCCGTCACCCGTGCGACTGTGGGATGCTCATGGGTGTCATAATGCCAAACAGGAGCTTATCATGGCCAAACCGATAGCCGAGGTGGCGAAAAGGAAAGGCTCAATGGGCTTTCAGAATATGAGGACAGAGAGCTTCTCAAGACCCTTGGTTGAAGCGACTCGTCCGACGCACACCTATTCTTACCCCAACACCAAAGATGTCGGTAAAGTCCTTCCCCTACAAGATGTCGGCAGAGGCAAGAGGGACCATTTGGTCGGCAGGGCAGAGATAGTCGACCCTAAGAAACTATCTCCTCGGTATTCAAACCATTTGCAGGGGGAGCATCCGTGGCCCCAGACGGCACATAAAGGAAAACTTACCGAggtaaacaggaaaaaatagttaaACGTGATAGTTGATTCTTTAATTGTCTGCAATAAATTTTGAGATACTGACtttagtttttatatttacatCTGTTTTCCAAGAGAGTGAGGTAGCCAGATCATGTCATTCGGCCTTTTCCCATTGCCATTACtaacttccttttttttaatcattttcgaAATTGTATTGCTTTATTCCAGAATAAAGCAATACAATTTCGAAAATGATAAACAAAAGGaagttcttcttctttgtctacatcttttcccacttctatgtggggtcgatgtttctggtcagctttatCCATCTACCTCTGTACAACACTTcaataaccggtgatgaagtgtgggacagaggtagatggagaaagctgaccagaaacatcgaccccacatagaagtgggaaaagatgtagacaaagaagaacttCCTTCtgtttattattttcgaaattgtaTTGCTTTATTCTGGAACTTTTTCATGCATTTGCATCAtatgaaaatgttttaattttcctaCTTTACTTTGTATTTAAAATTAATTGCCTTTCACTTAATCACTGGGCACCTGATAAACAGAAATCACTGACGGGTCCTGTACTTACGTCATCATACCTAAATACTGAGATACAACTAATTTCCAGTGGTATTTAATAAAATGATTTTTACGTATTTGGAACTTGAATAATAACAAGAGGTTTCTAGTCAGCTTCGAGGTTTTTTTTAGgaagtagaattttttttaattttcatcattataagtTTAAATTGACAACTTTGATATCACATACAAATATAGagtttaaaataaagataaaatcaattTTTCTTGGTATATAAAAATGAAGGCATAGTAAAACCAAATACCTTATGAAGTTATTTCGAATTGAAGATTCTATTCCATTTTGTTCTGGAATTTCCATTTTATATGTTAATCTCATCTATTTTCTAAACAGGTGGTGAGGATGACCATGATCTATATATTTCTCACAAATATGAACATATCTATTTATTCTAATCTCATCTGTATCTTTTGTTATGTcaaaagaaatacaataaa comes from the Palaemon carinicauda isolate YSFRI2023 chromosome 16, ASM3689809v2, whole genome shotgun sequence genome and includes:
- the LOC137654970 gene encoding uncharacterized protein, which translates into the protein MYRKYILDRLDAQQQQLQPPPAASTFPDTHLIVGDAQSKAARAGALHRRDSATRLVESGTYRSDRSDSGIESELGGSKSLSGQRSDASKTTHSKGNAFQDTEENRVELKIYRDWAPYKKPSRIKSEPNITKNKSAKQKSESGVQCNLESTSDDTEDLITSPQSETRISRISSFSEGYIESSVTKRPPRHLRHNHSQVDLFDDFVSRDSTPEFRRPPKEITVNDIERGIPQRVTLASKLEQKDSKSPSPVRLWDAHGCHNAKQELIMAKPIAEVAKRKGSMGFQNMRTESFSRPLVEATRPTHTYSYPNTKDVGKVLPLQDVGRGKRDHLVGRAEIVDPKKLSPRYSNHLQGEHPWPQTAHKGKLTEVNRKK